The sequence below is a genomic window from Campylobacter concisus.
GATGGCGTGAAATACTTTTTCACGGACGCGAGGTATTATTTCGAGGCAAAAAGCTGCGTAAATGCAGGCGTGGTCGTTCTTTTAGCACAGAGAAATTTAATAAGCGAGGTCAGGGCATTTTTAAGAAAGATAAAGCCAAGTAGCCTCGTTTTTAACCCAGATGAGCTAAGCCTAAGTGAGTTTAATGCGCTTAGCAAGGGTTTTAAGATAAATTTCAAGCCAAAGGCAAATTTCTCCAGGCTAAAGAGAATTTGCAAAAGCGAAGATGAGATAAAAATTTTAAAAAAGGCTAGCGAATTTGGAGCTAAATGCTTTAATGAATTTGCTAAATTTGTGCGTGAAAATGGCGAAGGGATGAGCGAAAAAGAGCTTCATTTTAACGCCTCGCTTATCTTTAGACAAAAAAACGAGTTAGGTCTTAGCTTTGATCCGATCGTAGCGATAAACGAAAATGCCGCAAAAGCACACGCGTTGCCTGGAGATAAAATTTTAAAAAAAGGCGATTTGCTGCTACTTGACGCTGGGGTGAAATTTAAGCGTTACTGCTCTGATCGTACCAGGACTGCTTGCTTTGATGAAAATTTTAACTTCTCAAAGGAGCAAAAATTTAAAAACGCAAAGATGCAAGAAATTTATGAGATCGTAAAAGAGGCTCAGGCTGCTGCGATAAAGGTCGCAAGAGCTGGAGTTAGGGCGTGCGAGATAGACCTTGCAGCAAGAAGCGTGATAGCAAGGGCTGGATATGAAAAGGCTTTTTTTCACTCGACAGGACACGGCGTGGGTGTCGATATACACGAGCTTCCAGTCATCTCAGCAAGGAGCGAAACGCTCATAAAAGAGGGCATGGTCTTTAGCGTGGAGCCTGGAATTTATCTAGAAAATGAATTTGGCGTGCGTATCGAAGACGTAGTGGTCGCAAGAGAAGGTGGGTGCGAAATTTTATGAGGCTAGCTGGAGCAAGAAAGATCGTAAAAAGCCGTTTTTGCCCTAGTTTTTTTCATAAAAGAGATGAGTTTAAGTATGAGGCGCTAGTTGGCATGGGTGGCAACATCGGCGATAGCGCAAAGAGGTTTGATAAATTTATAAGAGCGATTACAAGTGATAGCAGGTTTCATGTAGTTGAAGTCTCGCCGATCCTTATAAATGCGGCGTTTGGCTACGAAGCGCAGGATGACTTTAGTAACGCTGTTATAAATTTACAAACATCTATGAGCCCTAGAGAAACTCTAAAAATTTTGGGGCACTATGAGAGTAAATTTAAGCGCGTGAGGACATTTAAAAATGCACCACGTACGCTTGATTTGGACATTTTGTATTTTAGTAAAAAAGTCTATAAGACGCCGCGCCTTATCGTCCCGCACCCAGGAGCCGATAAGAGGCTTAGCGTGATCGTGCCACTAGGGATTATGAGAGGTTAAAAGGATATAAATGGCTACAAAATTTCATACTTTTACAGGCGAGAGTACCATCGAGGCTTTGAAAAAGGCTCAAGAAGCGTGCGGCGAGAAGGCCATACTCGTCACTACAAAACAAATTCAAGCCAAAACGATAAATAAAAAACCGATTTATGAAATTTTAGTAAGCGTCGAAGAAGACGACGTAAAGCAGCCTCCAAAACCAAATACAAAAGCTATAAACTATGAAAATGCCTACTCTAAATTTAATAAAAACTATGAGCCTGCTAAGCCAAAATTTGAGATAAAAGAGGAGCCTGCTAAATTTGAGGCAAAGACAACCTCGCCTGAGCCTTATGACCCAAATGAGAGCGTGCTTTTAAATATCTCAGACGTCGCAAAAGAGATAAGTGCGATCGCAAATGTCGATATGAACGAGATCAAAGAGCCAAACACAAATGGCATGAATAAAAAAATAGACGACGTAGCCAAACAAGTAAGCGTGCTAAGCGAGAAAATAGGGCTCATAACTGACATGATCTGGGACGAAAAAGCACCAAATCGCAACAATCTCTCGATCCCACCAGAGTTTGCTAGCATCTACAA
It includes:
- a CDS encoding M24 family metallopeptidase, producing the protein MNFILKDENAVFYECGYSCDNEFLLCVDGVKYFFTDARYYFEAKSCVNAGVVVLLAQRNLISEVRAFLRKIKPSSLVFNPDELSLSEFNALSKGFKINFKPKANFSRLKRICKSEDEIKILKKASEFGAKCFNEFAKFVRENGEGMSEKELHFNASLIFRQKNELGLSFDPIVAINENAAKAHALPGDKILKKGDLLLLDAGVKFKRYCSDRTRTACFDENFNFSKEQKFKNAKMQEIYEIVKEAQAAAIKVARAGVRACEIDLAARSVIARAGYEKAFFHSTGHGVGVDIHELPVISARSETLIKEGMVFSVEPGIYLENEFGVRIEDVVVAREGGCEIL
- the folK gene encoding 2-amino-4-hydroxy-6-hydroxymethyldihydropteridine diphosphokinase, whose amino-acid sequence is MRLAGARKIVKSRFCPSFFHKRDEFKYEALVGMGGNIGDSAKRFDKFIRAITSDSRFHVVEVSPILINAAFGYEAQDDFSNAVINLQTSMSPRETLKILGHYESKFKRVRTFKNAPRTLDLDILYFSKKVYKTPRLIVPHPGADKRLSVIVPLGIMRG